The following is a genomic window from Antechinus flavipes isolate AdamAnt ecotype Samford, QLD, Australia chromosome 3, AdamAnt_v2, whole genome shotgun sequence.
ctctttctgaccagctGTCTGACCTTTTGCCCACCTCTGGGATGaggctactgctgctgctgtggcTATCTCtaagttctttgttttttctttaactcaatttttaaaagtcttgttCTGATCCATAAGCATGAGAAAATTCATTTCATTGCTtactctttttttgaaaattattttcatttgtcttttctttctctaatttggagtattttcaagtttaatatttaatagtttcatttcttttggaaGAATGACCCCAGTAACTTTTACTAAAAGTCCACTTTTTTCCCAATTGATGATTGGGCTTGGCTCTGCAGAATATTTTGGGGTGCTGCTATTGTGATAAGCCTTCAAGACATTGTTTTTACCTAGACATTAGCTTTTAATTGTAAATATGCACACAAGCTATTTTCTCTTGTGTCATTCTTAACTAATAATAGATAAAAGTACAGAGACATAGTTGGGACAAAGGATTCCTTGTATTAGCCAGGGACTGTTTTCTAGGTTATAGTTTCAGTAAGTTTTATGAACATATAACTAACTTTAAGATTGAGaagtaatttcttttgttttttttttttttttttgggggtggaGAAATGAGTCAATTGAGGTTGTGACTTGCTTTATCTAGAATTGTAAAAACTTTCATTAATGAGACAGTGTGGACACATAATCCTTTATTGCCTTAGCACCCAAAATTAGAATGAATAAAGGTCATGAATCACATAGGCTAAGAGTTGGAAGTTTACAGTTGTTACTACCAACAAATGAATGCACCTGATTCTATACGAGGCTCAGAGTCTCTAAAACCCTGTTACATATATGGCAATCATTTACTCaaattatagacaaaaaaaaaaagaacataatctTAGCACTACTGCATGCTACATAGTTCTTTATTCCAGTTTGGTTTTTATCACATATATGTtaattatacataataattacaataatcaaaaaaaaaaggaagaaaataaataagataccTGGTTTACAAAACAAAACTGGTTTGTGTGAAGCTGTTAAACAAAAAGACCAACTGCGcattttgtaaattaaatgatttacatcAGTGAGGAATATTAGATTTCACAGTCACTTTATCTGGTCTTCACtagttttcctaaaatatagataataattccTACCAATTtactcatctcattttacagaatatcTGCAAAAAGCTTAAGCAACTCTAGGGGTAAAGCTAATATCTCAAAATGAACTGCTTTTACATATAGTAGAATAAGTTTATCTTGATTCaaccattagattgtgaactttttgaggattttttgcctcattttgtatcaacagcacttagcacagtacctgatgtTGTAGATGTTTagtaataaatattgattggttCATATTAACTAATGTTTATTTGTACACAGTGATAATCAGAGAATCCTggaaggaaatacaaagaaaaaatcagaatatgGACCATGATTTGAAATTTCAATTGTCTGCATACTAAATATCCTCCCATTAAGAGTTCAGTACTTGGATAGAGAATACTGCAGATTCTCCAAATAGCCACGAGAGGGCGGGGAGCAGACATCAATCTCGTGCTCTTTTGAGAAAACAGTTTTGAAggactctttttgctttttagagcATAGTAAGAGAAAACAAACTGCTTTTAAGGGCAAATAGGAATTGCAATTCCTTGGATGAACTTGAACatttaatcataaaataataCAAAGCTATTTTAGAGATAAAGGTAATCAGAAATACTGTTATGGTGTAAGACAAATGTACACTGATTGCAGGTGCCAATCTATGTCAATGTACTAGAAAGTGACAAGTTTGTGATCAGCAGATTCAGGAATGTTTCTAGCCGTCGCTGTGATCGGTAAGCAACAAGTCCACCTTTATTGGCCCATCGATCTACACCAGCAGCTCCTTGATTGTCTACATTGTACAACAAATACGGCAAATCAAGCCCAGtatctggttttctttttaagcACTCCTTCAAATCCACCATTCCTCCACCAATTGACTTCAATATGGCATGAGCTGCACAGGAGTCCCATTTGAATGTGGTATCCTCAGAAAAGATATAAACATCAACAAGACCTTGTACAACACAAAGGCTCTTGTACCCAGCTCCAGCTGCCCCGTAAACATTTTCACCACATAGATTGGATAGTGCTGCTTTGATAGTGTCCTTTTCACTTGTACTAATGACAGCAGAAAAGTGCTGGGTGATTTTAGGTTCACAGTTAGCCTCTTCAGCCAGCTGGCTGGCTGCTTCACCATCATTTCCATTCTCATTGGAAAGCTGAAGTGAATGAATGTTGCAATCCATATAAGAAAGACCCCAAAAGTACTGCCCTTTCCACCTGTGAAAAGAGAAATGCAAgtgatttttccccttcatttatttttacccAGATGACATTACCTTTTAATTgtaaatatgcacacacattcttcatcatcatttttgCCATAGCTACTTTAATGGACCTTAAAATCCTTATCCTGCATTAAAGACCTATTCCAATGCATCATTGGAATCAGGCCATGGAAGTAATCTTGAGCTCTAAATTTCCACTTTTGTCATATCCATGATAGCACAAAAATGTTTTAGGAACAATGACCTACCAGATGAATTTCTTCTTACTATaaaattttaatactatttttggGATATGAAATCAAATGTAAAAGTTAAGATGAAAGAATAAAGTTTTATCTAACTTAAGAATGGCTTCTTGCTCTTACTTAAATTTTTCATGGTTTTAGTAACTCTGCTTTATCTTCTCTTACTCTCCAGTTCTATTCTTATTGATGGCACAAATAGCAAAGAGTAtaagtcagtggttctcaaagcatggtctagagaatcctggggatctctgaaacccttttagagggtctacaaattcaaaattagtttttatttccaatatggcaaatgtctataaatataacctggATAAACAAAaccactttggagagatcctcaataatttttaataggataaagatactgaaaacaaaaaattgacAACCATTGGTATAAGTCTTTAGAAGTAGCTCTCTAGGATAATAATCATCATTATACCTAGTCCCAAAACtctgtcatttaaaatatttaaagtagtgCTTCCTGAAGAAGGTAGAAAGctttttaatgattacttttggtgtttttttttttaatttttgatgacAATTACctctatataataaaaatcagcATTCACTGAATATATGCGCCAGatattagagatacaaataaaaaaccaaGACAGTCactatcctcaagaagcttaaatgCAACTCAcaactctaagaaaaaaattttttttgaagtgaaTTTCTTCAGGGTCTCTACATGAGAAATAGCTTGAATTACTAAAATGAGAGTCAGCATGTTATAGTCAATGGACAGTGAGCTGGCCTCAAAGCCAAAAAGTACCAACTCTGATGTAAATTGGATGGTGACACTGGTCTATTATTCTGTACAGTAATGAgactttgtttttgaaaataacaatctttttttgggggggagggggcaggtggaattggggttaaatgacttaatcaGGATCACATCGCTAGTGTCTAAGGTAGGATTTCAActtcagtcctcctgactccagggccattgctgtatccactgcatcacctagcagTCCCTATTATTTTGTACTTTAGACAACTCTCTAGGATGCCAAGATGCAGAGAAAAGTTTCTACTTGCCATGCCAGAGGGATTTTTTTCACCTAGTATTTCCctaaaccaatgaaattacaagCTCAGTGCTTATTCTTACTCTTAAAATTATTGGGTTTGGTTGGGCCACTGTTTAAAGGGTCTGTATTGGGAAGAGAAGCCGTCCTCTCTATTTCTGTTTATTAAAAGGGAGCCCTAGGTAGAGCTCAGcaagacaacaagcatttattatagtgCAGTCATTGTGTGGGAGAAGGGAGTTTGGTTTTACCTTGTACAGACATGTTTAAATTACTTAAAACTTCAGCCAATGGTCTGGAACTCCCAGTATGATTCAAGACTATGTGGAAATTCTTGGGCCATTTTTTCTAGTGGGTACCAGAATCTACCACAGAATAGTAATTtcatattttgattatttaaaatgtcTGATACATGAACTCCATGTCACCAAGGGCAAAGGTGGATGGGAAACAAAATATAGACTGTTTGCAATAAGATATGCagtttctgttcttttcattcttaaaattaACTTAGATATGCCATATTTCTTGAAGTCATTAAAAAAGTTTAATTATCcatttgataatatttttcaaaacatagttAGAAACTAGGAAGCAATAATATGATGATAGCTAggatttctatagcactttaaggtttgcaaagtgctttacagatacagtctcattttatcctcacaatcaactgggaggtaggtattattattactcccatttttatATATGAGTAAACTTAAGCAGATCAAGATTAAGGTGACTGGTCTAAGagtacatagctagtaagggtctgaggctagatttgtatTTAAGTCTTCATTGTTACAAATTTACTGCTGTAACCGCTGTACTATCTACCTGTCAATCTTACTTCTTTACGATTTTGGTATATCTGTTTGAGAAAGCACAGCACAGGATTGGTGCTCTCTAGacccaaatttaaaattctgattcttGAATCTCTTTAGGTGTAGaacttattataatttttttttggtctgagtAAAGAATTtacttaggaaaaataaaaatcctttccaaTAAAATAGGCCCCatcttatttaaaatgttattctggaAAACATTCAGCTCAGtaatagaaatgaaatatagagacagaaataagtttttgagttggaagggattCTCTTGATTTTCCAAGGTCTAgtccaaatcccttattttataaatgggtAGAGTCAGGTTTAGAAACTCACCTAAGCAAGATCACAGAAACTGGCAAGTCAGGGCTAAAATCTATTTCATCAATAAGTCTGATCATCTTAAAAGGTGGCTAAGTCTGATATTATGTAAGTTCTGACACCtaaaatcaattcattttttacCTGAGTGTTTTTACATCTTGTGATGCAAATGGTTGATTGATGACTCCAATCAAAGGCACCCCTGTTTGTCTGTCATAAACACCAATTAATATAGTTACACATTGAAGTCCACATGGAAAAATCCCTTGATTAGGCTTGATGTCAGCAGACCCTTTTATGTATTGATAAGTAGaatctaaaaataaatcaaaatggtCATTATTCAGATAAAGCTTAATCAAAATGATAAGGAACCCATTTTTCTCCTCTGCTATACTCTTAGAGCATTTATGAATCCTTTCCTTAATCTTCTCACTTCCTTCTACTTAAAACTTCAACTTTTCCTtaacttatttgtatttatatatttttttctccaattaaattGTAAATTAGGGTTTAGCAAAGATAttcattatcattactattattatccattattgtactagaaatactaGCTAGCGCAATAAAACAAGCTATAGCTGTTATAAAAaatagctatagcaataaaaaaagaagttgaaggaataagaataggaaacaacaaaacaaaattatcatgttttACAGTaaatatgatggtatgcttagagaaccttagagaatcaactaaaaaaaaaaatggaaaactttagcaaagttgcaaaatataaaataatctcaCATAACTCATcaggatttttatatattaccaacaaaatcccatcaaaaatatatagaaagagaaattccatttaaaataacttcagagAATATGAAAATCTTTGAAGTATATCTGCCAAAACAAATCTAGGAAACATATGAATTCATAagtgcaaaacacttttcacacagaaaaagacagacctaaacaaatggagaaatattaattgcttgtaagtaggctgaacaaatataataaagatgacaattccaTATATATTAGTTTACTTATTCGATGTCAtaacaatcaaactaccaaataattattttataaagttaggaaaaaaaattcatccggaagaacaaaaggtcaaagagTATCAAATGAATTAATCAATGAAAAACATATGAAGGAAGGCAGATTAACAATtgcaaactatattacaaagtggtaatcatcaaaacaatcagGTAATAACTATGAAATAAAGTGATGAATTAGTTTATAGCAAATGACAATAGTAATTTAGTTTTTGATAAATCCCAAGATCCAAATTTTGGGGGTTGgcttcactatttgacaaatattgctgggaaaactggaaagcaatttggcagaaactagatacagaccaacatctcatattgtataataaaataacattaaaatcagcacatgatttagatataaaaggtaatattataagcaaattagaggaatatggaaaaatttgcctgtcagatctgtggataaggaaagagtttatgaccaaacaagagatagagagaatcacaagaaataaaatggaaaatgttgattatatgaatgtaatttttttgcataaacaaaattaatatagccAAAATTAGGAGGAAAGTAGGAACGGAATGGAGGAGTAGGGGGTGTGAGGAATAGATAGCAAGTTTTTCTGCTatagatctcatttctcaaatatatggagaattgagccaaacttataaaaataagggCCATTccctgataaatggtcaaaggatatgaaccagaaggttttataagaaaaaaatccctaaattatcaatagtcatatgaaaaaaatagtctaaatcactattgatgagaaaaatgcaaatttaaaaactcaGAGCTATCACTTCACAAGTATCAGATTGACaaacatgacaaaaataaaaatgactaatgCTGATGGAGATATGGGGAAATTAGGTACACTAATACACTGCTGGTGAAGTTGTAAACTAATCCAGTATTTCTGTAGAACATTTAGGacctatgctcaaagagctataaaactaggAATACCCTTTAATCTAAAAATATCATaaaccaaaaatatcataatcccaaagaaattaaagagaaatgaaaaagaactatatgaacaaaaatatttatagtagctcttttttgtggtggcaagaattaaaaattgagggaatgcctatcaggaaatgattcaacaacttgtggtatgtgattgtgatggaactGAACAAgtggatagtttcagaaaaacatataAAGACTACTATGATACAAAGTGCAGTGATTAGAGCCATGACagcattgtacacaggaacagaaatattataataatgaaaattatgaaatatttagtTATTCCAATccatacaaagatccaagacaattctaaaagactcacaaagaaaaatgccatctacattcagagagagaactgatgatcTCTGATTGCAAATTGATGcatactcttttcattttatttttactttttttttgcaacatggctaaaaatattaaaataaaatataaatattaaaaaaataaactataaagtCTTTGTTAAGTGGACACCGTATTTTATActtatctcttctctcccttatctttttttcccctccattttatACTTATTCTTATCCTTTCACAGAGACAGCAGTGATTTTTATCTAGGTATTTAATGCCTTCAATAATGCAAATTAGCAAATCCTCTGTAACTTAAAATCTTAGTGAGATGCTGGGGATATtgaaaacttaaatgacttgatcatgaTGACATAGTTAGTATATGTCAGAAGTAGGAggtaggtcttcctaattctgccTCAATCCCTCTCTTACTGTTGAGATGTTTCTTGTACTTAATAACATAATatctaatatgttaaaaaaaaaaaacaaaaacaaaaaaccttgtgttttaaaatCAGCCCAAAACTGAAAGAAGTTATGAAAACTACTACTAATATCCTACAATGATTGTAAAAATGGTTGAAAGAGAGAAGTAGGAAAGTTGACAAGTATTTTCACCAATGCTTTTATGGTCATGAGAAATCATGTTATAGTGAATAGTGAATTGGTCTCAGAGTCAAGAACATCAGTTCATATGCTGGACATGTGACCTCAGTCACATATGACCatatatttaagagaaaaagtGACTTTTCCTCTCAGTGCTCCAGAAGACTACAGTAAGATTTTAAGTTGCAACGAACCTGATATATGGAGTTTTCTCCTCTGAGTACtgtacaaatgaaatcacagacctaatttttattacatgatCATGGACTAGACTCCCCATGAAGTATGTTCTGAAGTGCATTTGGGAATGGAAATGATTACTCTGTTCCCTCCTTAACTGGTATTAATAGAATAACCATGTGATTATTATAAGATAGGAACCCACCATCACCTTCTTACCTATAGGATCCACCCACATTCCCATGATATCTTGTGGAATATCGATTTTCACCAAATCCAGACGTGGGTCATCAAATGAAATGTCTTGATGGACAACTTGGGCCAGTGCTTCAGATGCCAATTTGTTACCATTAAGAACTTTACTAAGAAGTTGtgcagtttcttcttctgttggACATACTTTAACTGTGATCTTTTCTCctacaatgaaaaatgaaaaaatgaaaaagcattttattttgaaaaactcaaaaaacaataaataacaatCTGTGCTTTTAAGTGGGTATGGTCTTATCCATCCCATGGTGACACAGTGAGTAAGAATGCTGGACTTGTAAGCAGGAAGACTTTAGATAAAAAcccacctcagatatttactggatGTGGGATAAATCAAGTCGGTTAacttctctcaacctcagtttaatcatttgtaaaatgaggacaataataggacttctctcacagggttattgtgaggtttaaatgaaataatacatgtatatcgctttgcaaaccataaaaagtgctatataaatactacttattattCTGCTAGTTATCATCTCAGAAGttttttttcagagatccttcttgTTAGTTAAATAACTTTGTTTTGCCTTTTCAACTTTGTCTTACTTTAATTTTTGAGATTTCATAACTTTTAGTCATCTGAATATAGGATACATGTCAAAAATagatagttttttcttttaattcaacaTGAGTATAAGtagtaattgt
Proteins encoded in this region:
- the INPP1 gene encoding inositol polyphosphate 1-phosphatase, which codes for MSEILRELVYVSEKAANIARACRQQESLFQLLIEEKKEGEKNKKFINDFKTLADVLVQEVIKQNMGNKFPGLENHIYGEESNEFTNELGEKITVKVCPTEEETAQLLSKVLNGNKLASEALAQVVHQDISFDDPRLDLVKIDIPQDIMGMWVDPIDSTYQYIKGSADIKPNQGIFPCGLQCVTILIGVYDRQTGVPLIGVINQPFASQDVKTLRWKGQYFWGLSYMDCNIHSLQLSNENGNDGEAASQLAEEANCEPKITQHFSAVISTSEKDTIKAALSNLCGENVYGAAGAGYKSLCVVQGLVDVYIFSEDTTFKWDSCAAHAILKSIGGGMVDLKECLKRKPDTGLDLPYLLYNVDNQGAAGVDRWANKGGLVAYRSQRRLETFLNLLITNLSLSSTLT